A segment of the Elusimicrobiota bacterium genome:
ACGTGTTTGATATACCATCAGGATCCGCGGTATCCGTTAAACTAAGATTCGCAAGGACTATTAACCCGTACTCCGCGAAATTAACAACTCCTTCTTCAGGGAAACTGTTATAAACATCAACCACAACATTTTTTGTGTCACGTTTAGGTGATAGCGCGGTGATAAAGTAGTATGCTTCACTATCCACCGGCGAATATCCTGGCTCACCGTTGATTATTAAAACCTTTTGTGACGGCACTGACCACGCAACGGTATAAAACTTATCATCCAGCATAAGGTTATCAGTATCGGTTTGTATACACGCATAAACTTCAGTCCCCGGTTCAATTGTTAACGGCAAACTTTTTGTTACTTTACCTTTCGGGGGTAAGGGAATAAACCCCGCGGAGATTAACGTATCATTCCCCACATTTTTTATCTTGCAGGTAAGCACCGGCACCTGCTGCCCCGCAGTATTTGTGATTTCAATATCCACCAACCCATCTTCCCCGGTAGAAGGCGGTTTTACTACAGTTTTTGATAGATAATGATTCTTAGGCTCACTCCCTGGCGGTAACGTATCAACAACCACTACACGTACGGTTTCATAAAACCCCGGGATCTTAGTCAACCCTTCGTTCTCACGCAATGCTTCCCATACATTCGAACACTGGTCCGTAAGTACAACAATAACCTTAGTACCAATAGCCGAGGTAGACGATAATAACCCGTATGCCTGCTCAAACGCCAACCCCGGCTGTGTCCCCGCAGCGGAGGGTACCACTTTTTTTAGTGCATCCCGGAGAACAGTTTTATCTTTGATAAACCCGTCAGTATGGCGGTATACAGCGTTATCAAAAGAAAATACTGAGTATTGCTCATCATTATTTAACATACCGGCAATTTTTAGTACAGCATCCTTTGCGGAATCAAGCATACTCTTAACACCATCAGGTTTGTATGACATCGATAACGAGGTATCAATCAGAAAACATATCGTACTTTCCTTCCCCTTACCTCCGTGTACCAACGACATTATCGGGCGGGAAAAATACAGGATTATTAGTATTAATGCCAATACACGCAGGAGTAATAACAGGTACTGCCTAAGGCGGTAACTCTTAACACTACGCTGTACTGCGAGGTTGATATACTTAGTCTCGCTGAACCGCAGTTTAATAAGTTTTTTGCGGTATAAAAGGTGTATGAGCACAGGGATCAGTATTACCGGTAAAGCAAGAAAGTATAACGGACTAGAAAAAAATAAGTGCATTACTTAACTATCCCCATACTCATGCC
Coding sequences within it:
- a CDS encoding VWA domain-containing protein, producing the protein MHLFFSSPLYFLALPVILIPVLIHLLYRKKLIKLRFSETKYINLAVQRSVKSYRLRQYLLLLLRVLALILIILYFSRPIMSLVHGGKGKESTICFLIDTSLSMSYKPDGVKSMLDSAKDAVLKIAGMLNNDEQYSVFSFDNAVYRHTDGFIKDKTVLRDALKKVVPSAAGTQPGLAFEQAYGLLSSTSAIGTKVIVVLTDQCSNVWEALRENEGLTKIPGFYETVRVVVVDTLPPGSEPKNHYLSKTVVKPPSTGEDGLVDIEITNTAGQQVPVLTCKIKNVGNDTLISAGFIPLPPKGKVTKSLPLTIEPGTEVYACIQTDTDNLMLDDKFYTVAWSVPSQKVLIINGEPGYSPVDSEAYYFITALSPKRDTKNVVVDVYNSFPEEGVVNFAEYGLIVLANLSLTDTADPDGISNTLSQYLRKKGNVLITLGSNVVTEKYYSALNPLLPAVLGGMVAEPVGVDKQLLNYNGIRIEKYFKSSLKDNARILLRTDTGEPLLSEHIPFPGGGKVFLLTTTLDRAWTNFPAYGAYVTLWQEILRYCSEKKVRSVGYYPAGTVIEVPVPENVNKNLVTVETIIGDYEKSIEVHGKNIKIVDTRNPGIYRVSYPVAEHREVHYAVVNPNPENGESALSKDGTTDLRTILRLQNVAVIQNNVNTIDNDFRKLLYGSDASTGLSAALFLILLAESVLAGVMTKKREDKKSGEVIQ